In the genome of Hymenobacter cellulosivorans, one region contains:
- a CDS encoding DUF2490 domain-containing protein — translation MGHVGLEQRLRLEQRWQGQLAQGRGRAVQSWEYQNRIRYQLALTLPLQGPRLEAGEWYLTGFDEVFLSFGRNVSKVFNQNRLAGGLGFQVQDNFRLEAVYLHQITQHAEDEPISGLPVVEFNHGFRLGVNYNLSLMK, via the coding sequence CTGGGCCATGTCGGACTAGAGCAGCGCCTGCGGCTGGAGCAGCGCTGGCAGGGCCAACTAGCCCAGGGCCGAGGCCGGGCCGTGCAAAGCTGGGAGTACCAGAACCGCATCCGCTACCAGCTGGCGCTTACGCTGCCGCTGCAAGGCCCGCGCCTGGAAGCCGGCGAATGGTACCTGACGGGCTTCGACGAGGTATTTCTGAGCTTTGGGCGCAACGTAAGCAAGGTCTTCAACCAGAATCGGCTGGCTGGGGGCCTGGGCTTTCAGGTGCAGGACAATTTTCGCCTCGAAGCCGTCTACCTCCATCAGATAACCCAGCACGCGGAGGACGAGCCGATTTCGGGCTTGCCGGTGGTTGAGTTCAACCACGGGTTTCGGTTGGGGGTGAACTACAACCTGAGCTTGATGAAGTAG
- a CDS encoding DUF2490 domain-containing protein, whose translation MSFLKPGAAFLLCWGSFAAFGQANRIQDRNSIGWYVYEGDHQLSKRWTLHTEYQWRRTEFLTKPQQQLARLGAAYQLLPRLSVAAGYTNLITQPYGDFPTADTGVPFPSTAVTRMSSSATPWAMSD comes from the coding sequence ATGTCTTTTCTCAAGCCCGGCGCGGCATTTCTACTTTGCTGGGGCTCTTTCGCCGCCTTCGGGCAAGCCAACCGGATCCAGGACCGCAACAGCATCGGCTGGTACGTCTACGAGGGCGACCATCAACTCAGTAAGCGCTGGACGCTGCACACCGAGTACCAATGGCGGCGCACCGAGTTTCTGACCAAGCCCCAGCAGCAGCTGGCTCGCCTGGGCGCGGCCTACCAGCTCCTACCCCGCCTGAGTGTGGCTGCCGGCTATACCAACCTGATAACCCAGCCCTACGGCGACTTTCCCACCGCCGATACCGGCGTGCCCTTCCCGAGCACCGCAGTTACCAGGATGTCCAGCTCAGCGACACCCTGGGCCATGTCGGACTAG
- a CDS encoding outer membrane protein assembly factor BamE, whose protein sequence is MRIFVSSVALAATLLTGCTAQESFQNAENCVKVQVGMTEQQVRGIMGPPTGEDLAGTNGKTWSYLFGSATDTQPIRIQFDANGKVTSAACAPEASGSERPTGN, encoded by the coding sequence ATGAGAATCTTCGTTTCCTCAGTGGCCCTGGCAGCCACCCTGCTGACGGGCTGCACGGCCCAGGAGAGCTTTCAGAATGCCGAAAACTGCGTCAAGGTGCAGGTTGGTATGACGGAGCAGCAGGTACGCGGCATTATGGGCCCGCCCACCGGGGAAGACCTGGCCGGCACCAACGGCAAAACCTGGTCTTACCTGTTTGGCAGCGCCACCGACACCCAGCCTATCCGGATTCAGTTTGACGCCAACGGCAAAGTAACTTCCGCTGCCTGTGCCCCGGAGGCCTCCGGCTCGGAGCGCCCCACTGGCAATTAG
- a CDS encoding alpha/beta fold hydrolase gives MNFSATLRPILAALLLAAAPLATVSAASPATAAVAADNAAHPSFTVKVVGKGQPMLLIPGLTCPGAVWDATVAHYQKQYQCHIVSLAGFGGQPAATNTTAFLQGVRDQLLGYIKTQKLNKPVVVGHSLGGFMGLWLSTTQPEAVGPLVIVDSLPFMAAIQNPNLTAEAAKPMAEGMRQQMGKGKMPMPAQRQMVSSLVTDTARVTQLARWGQDSDPATVAQAMYDMMTTDLRADLSRIQQPALVLGAWAAYKQYGSTKESTRAIFAQQYAKLPQHRIEMSEAGRHFLMYDDTQWFLAQTDAFLKQHAVARK, from the coding sequence ATGAACTTCTCCGCCACCCTCCGCCCCATCCTCGCCGCCCTGCTGCTGGCCGCCGCTCCCCTGGCTACGGTTTCCGCCGCTTCTCCGGCCACCGCTGCCGTAGCTGCCGACAACGCCGCTCACCCCAGTTTTACAGTAAAAGTAGTTGGCAAAGGCCAGCCCATGCTGCTGATTCCGGGCCTGACCTGTCCCGGCGCTGTATGGGACGCCACCGTGGCCCACTACCAGAAGCAGTACCAGTGCCACATCGTGTCGCTGGCCGGCTTCGGGGGCCAACCCGCGGCCACCAACACTACTGCTTTCCTGCAAGGTGTGCGTGACCAGCTGCTGGGCTACATCAAAACCCAGAAGCTCAACAAGCCCGTCGTGGTGGGCCACAGCCTGGGCGGCTTTATGGGGTTGTGGCTGAGCACCACCCAGCCCGAGGCCGTAGGCCCGCTGGTTATCGTCGATTCGCTGCCGTTTATGGCAGCTATTCAAAACCCGAACCTGACGGCCGAAGCAGCCAAACCCATGGCCGAAGGCATGCGCCAGCAGATGGGCAAGGGCAAGATGCCGATGCCGGCCCAGCGCCAGATGGTGAGCAGCCTGGTGACGGATACGGCCCGCGTGACGCAGCTGGCCCGCTGGGGGCAGGACTCCGACCCGGCCACCGTGGCCCAGGCCATGTACGACATGATGACCACCGACCTGCGCGCCGACCTAAGCCGCATTCAGCAGCCGGCCCTGGTGCTGGGAGCCTGGGCCGCCTATAAGCAGTACGGCTCAACCAAGGAAAGCACCCGCGCCATCTTCGCCCAGCAGTACGCCAAGCTGCCCCAGCACCGCATCGAAATGTCGGAAGCGGGCCGCCACTTTCTCATGTACGACGACACCCAGTGGTTTCTGGCCCAGACGGACGCCTTTCTGAAGCAGCACGCGGTAGCCCGCAAGTAG
- a CDS encoding energy transducer TonB: protein MLRFLPLFLWILLPVGPAIAQSQLTAALTDSGTAPSAASSSAPAVPVIYHTAEEMPSFPGGEAAFTKFLRAKIQYPTTALNHGTSGKVHVSFVVDEQGHILDPKVVKGLGFGLDEEALRLVRIMPWWNPGKIGGQPVKVAYTLPIVFRALE, encoded by the coding sequence ATGCTACGTTTTCTACCGCTATTTTTATGGATCCTGCTGCCAGTGGGGCCTGCCATAGCCCAAAGTCAGCTCACGGCCGCCCTCACGGATAGTGGTACGGCCCCTAGCGCGGCGAGCAGTTCGGCCCCGGCAGTACCGGTTATCTATCATACGGCCGAGGAAATGCCCAGCTTTCCGGGCGGCGAAGCAGCTTTTACCAAGTTTTTGCGGGCCAAGATTCAATATCCGACGACTGCCCTCAATCACGGCACCTCGGGTAAAGTCCACGTAAGCTTCGTAGTCGATGAGCAGGGCCACATCCTCGACCCCAAAGTGGTCAAGGGCCTGGGTTTCGGCCTCGACGAGGAAGCCCTGCGACTGGTGCGCATCATGCCCTGGTGGAACCCCGGCAAGATTGGCGGCCAGCCGGTAAAAGTTGCCTACACCCTGCCCATCGTCTTCCGGGCCCTGGAGTAG